From the genome of Sphingobacterium kitahiroshimense, one region includes:
- a CDS encoding AAA family ATPase, with product MVKIFLKAAQEERIIYIDEFDSLGQVRDCSQDHGEMKYMIKTILQLFDDLPQSSMVNNCNKPKGDVR from the coding sequence TTGGTAAAAATATTCCTTAAGGCTGCTCAGGAAGAGCGCATCATATATATTGATGAATTTGATTCTCTTGGTCAGGTGCGTGACTGCAGCCAAGATCATGGTGAAATGAAATATATGATTAAAACCATTTTACAACTGTTTGACGACCTGCCGCAAAGTAGCATGGTCAATAACTGCAACAAACCAAAAGGAGATGTTAGATGA
- a CDS encoding outer membrane beta-barrel protein: LSNIIIEQNPVALKEVLIIKQKSLIEQKIDRTVVNVNGLISNSGTSAFDVLEKVPGVRVDQNGSITLKGRSGVAIFIDDRPTFLSGADLESYLKSLPSASLDQIQIMTNPPAKYDAAGNAGIINITTKKQNIKGFNMGLSSSIGQHKYTTTNHALDLSYRNRKLNVYGNLGYMLRNGFADLVINRTHKDENGATSSFFNQNSNIRKTGHGFNAIVGLDYYTSENTTWGINIGENLRYPTSNINSKSLISDANGKLDSTVLASNTEKSKYRNQSVNINFRHLFTKSKSDLAIDLDYITYQISNDQSFMNDGNLENGSNRSHELLNGMLLSDINIYAAKTDFTLPLNGNLKITTGLKTSMTETDNIADYFFTLKSQSVPDYDKTNRFKYSENINAAYLNVNKDYKNLSIQLGLRVENTWSKGNQFGNIMKQDSSFKRNYTGLFPTLFMLYKLDSSENNQLRLNYGRRIDRPYFQDLNPFISPLDKFTYLVGNPNLKPAYSDKVELSYIYLKRITGTAAYSNTKNQTNETIEIVDEIYYSRPDNIGSTKVLSFSLDGSFNPGAWLNLQFYSEVAHVHAKSSFYTGILDNKGINGYLQGMIGFKPGRDWLIQFDGHYQSKITNAQFIYGSKWGINMWVSKKISQNASVKFNVNDLFYTNINKGIINNLKSTDANYKNIGDSRRALLTLSYRFGRNIASPAKYDSKGADDEKNRVKQ; encoded by the coding sequence GATCAAAATGGATCTATTACATTAAAGGGAAGATCGGGTGTTGCTATTTTTATTGATGATAGACCGACTTTTTTATCAGGTGCCGATCTGGAAAGTTACTTAAAATCGCTACCATCAGCATCACTGGATCAAATTCAGATAATGACCAATCCCCCAGCAAAATATGACGCAGCCGGCAATGCGGGAATCATCAATATCACAACAAAAAAACAGAACATAAAGGGTTTTAATATGGGTCTTAGTTCCAGCATAGGTCAACATAAGTACACAACTACAAATCATGCTCTTGACTTAAGTTATAGAAATAGGAAACTGAATGTATATGGAAATCTTGGTTACATGCTCCGAAACGGTTTCGCAGATTTAGTGATAAATAGGACGCATAAAGATGAAAATGGAGCGACTTCCTCATTTTTTAATCAGAATTCAAATATTAGAAAAACCGGACATGGATTTAACGCTATTGTTGGCCTAGACTACTACACTTCTGAAAATACAACCTGGGGTATTAATATTGGGGAAAATCTACGATATCCAACTAGCAATATTAATAGTAAAAGTCTGATCAGTGACGCAAATGGCAAATTGGATTCTACTGTATTGGCAAGTAATACAGAAAAAAGCAAGTACAGAAATCAAAGTGTCAATATAAACTTCAGGCATCTGTTTACAAAATCTAAATCGGATCTAGCGATTGATCTTGATTATATAACTTATCAAATAAGCAATGACCAGTCTTTTATGAACGATGGAAACCTGGAAAATGGAAGCAATCGTTCGCATGAGCTGTTGAATGGTATGTTATTGTCTGATATAAATATTTATGCTGCAAAAACGGACTTTACTTTGCCCTTGAACGGAAATCTTAAAATCACAACGGGACTTAAAACAAGTATGACAGAAACAGACAATATCGCGGATTATTTTTTCACCTTAAAAAGTCAATCTGTTCCGGATTATGATAAAACAAATCGCTTCAAATATAGCGAAAACATAAATGCAGCATATCTGAACGTAAATAAGGATTATAAAAATTTAAGCATTCAGTTAGGATTAAGAGTCGAAAACACATGGTCCAAAGGGAATCAATTTGGAAATATAATGAAACAAGATTCTTCTTTTAAACGAAATTATACGGGTTTGTTCCCAACGTTATTTATGCTGTACAAACTAGATAGTTCAGAAAACAATCAGCTGAGATTGAATTATGGAAGGCGCATTGACCGCCCATACTTCCAAGACCTGAATCCTTTTATATCTCCGCTGGATAAATTTACCTACTTGGTGGGAAATCCCAATTTAAAACCTGCTTATTCGGATAAAGTAGAGCTAAGCTATATATATCTGAAACGTATAACGGGTACAGCTGCATACAGCAATACGAAAAATCAAACTAATGAGACTATAGAAATTGTTGATGAAATATATTATAGCCGTCCGGATAATATCGGTAGTACGAAAGTACTAAGTTTTTCTCTTGATGGCAGTTTTAATCCAGGAGCATGGCTGAACTTGCAGTTCTACAGCGAAGTAGCACATGTACATGCTAAAAGTAGTTTCTACACCGGAATTCTCGACAACAAAGGAATAAATGGATATTTACAGGGAATGATCGGCTTCAAACCGGGGCGAGATTGGCTTATTCAATTTGATGGACATTATCAATCAAAAATAACCAATGCTCAATTTATTTATGGTAGTAAATGGGGAATTAATATGTGGGTGTCAAAAAAAATATCACAAAATGCATCGGTTAAATTTAATGTGAACGATCTTTTTTATACAAACATTAATAAAGGAATCATCAACAATCTGAAGTCGACAGATGCAAATTATAAAAATATTGGTGATTCACGAAGAGCTCTTTTAACGCTAAGCTATAGGTTTGGAAGGAATATAGCTAGTCCTGCAAAATATGACTCGAAAGGTGCCGATGATGAAAAGAATCGGGTAAAACAATAA